From a region of the Phragmites australis chromosome 21, lpPhrAust1.1, whole genome shotgun sequence genome:
- the LOC133904157 gene encoding uncharacterized protein LOC133904157 isoform X3, translating to MDDVAGTTDGIGVVSSVDTSLTLLTGAASAWERQRGTPPQPQPVAAEEEKVPPPQQNQSQGSMGDELVHSANQALLAAAGYVAQLQINPAPVAARPQENLAIAAAVVASGSSASALRTIQSVHR from the exons ATGGACGACGTCGCAGGGACAACTGATGGCATCGGCGTCGTCTCCTCCGTGGACACTTCCCTAACTCTGCTCACCGGAG CTGCTTCAGCATGGGAGAGGCAGAGAGGTACGCCGCCGCAGCCACAGCCTGTGGCagcagaggaggagaaggttCCACCGCCGCAGCAGAATCAATCACAGGGGTCGATGGGAGACGAGCTCGTCCACTCCGCCAACCAGGCGCTACTCGCCGCTGCTGGGTACGTGGCCCAGCTTCAGATCAACCCAGCCCCGGTTGCAGCGCGGCCGCAAGAGAATCTGGCGATAGCAGCGGCAGTAGTAGCCTCCGGGTCGTCCGCGTCTGCCCTTCGAACAATCCAG TCAGTTCACCGATGA
- the LOC133904157 gene encoding uncharacterized protein LOC133904157 isoform X2, translated as MDDVAGTTDGIGVVSSVDTSLTLLTGAASAWERQRGTPPQPQPVAAEEEKVPPPQQNQSQGSMGDELVHSANQALLAAAGYVAQLQINPAPVAARPQENLAIAAAVVASGSSASALRTIQVEAQPNSACFCSSSIA; from the exons ATGGACGACGTCGCAGGGACAACTGATGGCATCGGCGTCGTCTCCTCCGTGGACACTTCCCTAACTCTGCTCACCGGAG CTGCTTCAGCATGGGAGAGGCAGAGAGGTACGCCGCCGCAGCCACAGCCTGTGGCagcagaggaggagaaggttCCACCGCCGCAGCAGAATCAATCACAGGGGTCGATGGGAGACGAGCTCGTCCACTCCGCCAACCAGGCGCTACTCGCCGCTGCTGGGTACGTGGCCCAGCTTCAGATCAACCCAGCCCCGGTTGCAGCGCGGCCGCAAGAGAATCTGGCGATAGCAGCGGCAGTAGTAGCCTCCGGGTCGTCCGCGTCTGCCCTTCGAACAATCCAGGTCGAGGCTCAACCAAATTCGGCCTGTTTCTGTAGTTCTTCAATCGCTTGA
- the LOC133904157 gene encoding uncharacterized protein LOC133904157 isoform X1, with the protein MGEAERYAAAATACGSRGGEGSTAAAESITGVDGRRARPLRQPGATRRCWVRGPASDQPSPGCSAAARESGDSSGSSSLRVVRVCPSNNPVSSPMIQSQESSTSRPSLQPQPAQLPDKLDAPLPAAAAAQAFGPVLG; encoded by the exons ATGGGAGAGGCAGAGAGGTACGCCGCCGCAGCCACAGCCTGTGGCagcagaggaggagaaggttCCACCGCCGCAGCAGAATCAATCACAGGGGTCGATGGGAGACGAGCTCGTCCACTCCGCCAACCAGGCGCTACTCGCCGCTGCTGGGTACGTGGCCCAGCTTCAGATCAACCCAGCCCCGGTTGCAGCGCGGCCGCAAGAGAATCTGGCGATAGCAGCGGCAGTAGTAGCCTCCGGGTCGTCCGCGTCTGCCCTTCGAACAATCCAG TCAGTTCACCGATGATCCAATCCCAAGAATCCTCGACCTCTCGTCCCTCTCTACAGCCTCAGCCTGCCCAGCTGCCGGACAAGCTCGACGCTCCTCTCCCAGCGGCTGCAGCGGCGCAGGCCTTTGGTCCCGTCCTCGGCTAG